The following is a genomic window from Miltoncostaea oceani.
CCGCACCGGGCGGCGTCCTCGTCGTCGATTTCGGCGCGCAGTACAGCCAGCTCATCGCGCGGCGCATCCGCGAGTGCCGGGTGTTCTCGGCCGTGGTGCCGCACGACGCGGCCCCCGAGGAGATCCTCGCGCTCCGCCCCGCCGGTCTCGTGCTCTCCGGGGGGCCGGCGTCGGTGTACGCACCGGGCGCGCCCTCCCTCGACCGGCGCCTCCTGGAGCTCGACATCCCGGTGCTGGGCATCTGCTACGGCCAGCAGGCGATGGCGCTGGCGCTCGGCGGCGAGGTCGCGCGGACCGGCGCCGGCGAGTACGGGAAGACGCCGCTGACGGTCCGCTCGCGGGACGGCATGTTCGGCCAGCTCCCCGCCGAGGTCTGCTGGATGAGCCACCGCGACGCCGTGTCGCGCCCGCCGGACGGGTTCACGGTGACGGCCGAGACGACGTCGTCGCCGGTCGCCGCGATGGAGAACCCGGCTCAGCGGATGTACGGCGTCCAGTTCCACCCCGAGGTGGTCCACACGCCGTTCGGGACGGACCTGTTGAAGTGGTTCCTCTTCGACGCGTGCGACTGCGCGCCGACGTGGACGGCGACGCACGTCATCGAGGAGCAGGTCGAGCGCATCCGGGCGCAGGTGGGGGACACGGCGCGGGTGATCTGCGGCCTCTCCGGTGGCGTCGACAGTGCGGTGGCGGCGTTGATCGTGCACCGCGCAATCGGCGACCGGCTCACCTGCGTCTTCGTCGACCACGGCCTGCTGCGGATGAACGAGGGCGAGCAGGTGGAGGCGGCGTTCGGCCGCCACTTCGGCGTCCCCCTCGTGCACGTGCGGGCGCAGGACCACTTCGCCGCCGCCCTCGCGGGGATCACGGAACCGGAGGAGAAGCGCAAGACGATCGGGCGGGAGTTCATCCGCATCTTCGAGCGCGAGGCGGAGAAGCTGAAGGACGCCCGCTTCCTGGTGCAGGGGACGCTCTACTCCGACGTCATCGAGTCGGGCTCCCGGGACGCCGCGAAGATCAAGAGCCACCACAACGTCGGTGGGCTCCCGGAGGACATGGCCGTCGAGCTGATCGAGCCCCTCCGCCAGCTCTTCAAGGACGAGGTGCGCGTCGTCGGCGAGGAGCTGGGGCTCCCGGAGAACATGGTGTGGCGCCAGCCGTTCCCCGGTCCGGGCCTCGCGATCCGCATCATCGGCGAGGTGACGCTGGAGCGGCTCGACATCCTCCGGAAGGCCGACTTCGTGCTGCAGGAGGAGATCCGCCGCGCCGGGCTCTACCGGGAGCTGTGGCAGAGCTTC
Proteins encoded in this region:
- the guaA gene encoding glutamine-hydrolyzing GMP synthase is translated as MAATPAHPALDPALAAAAPGGVLVVDFGAQYSQLIARRIRECRVFSAVVPHDAAPEEILALRPAGLVLSGGPASVYAPGAPSLDRRLLELDIPVLGICYGQQAMALALGGEVARTGAGEYGKTPLTVRSRDGMFGQLPAEVCWMSHRDAVSRPPDGFTVTAETTSSPVAAMENPAQRMYGVQFHPEVVHTPFGTDLLKWFLFDACDCAPTWTATHVIEEQVERIRAQVGDTARVICGLSGGVDSAVAALIVHRAIGDRLTCVFVDHGLLRMNEGEQVEAAFGRHFGVPLVHVRAQDHFAAALAGITEPEEKRKTIGREFIRIFEREAEKLKDARFLVQGTLYSDVIESGSRDAAKIKSHHNVGGLPEDMAVELIEPLRQLFKDEVRVVGEELGLPENMVWRQPFPGPGLAIRIIGEVTLERLDILRKADFVLQEEIRRAGLYRELWQSFAVLPAVKSVGVQGDERTYAYPIVIRAVTSDDAMTADWARLPYDLLERISNRIINEVDGVNRVALDLTSKPPGTIEWE